The following coding sequences are from one Coriobacteriia bacterium window:
- a CDS encoding HEAT repeat domain-containing protein, giving the protein MSGEAHTRAEEVLRALAGAVNVARLYPPSSELPRQAVTRFLAACPDAADGPVRFAVDRKGFRSGEGDACASIPQVLSLAETLHALQIAQLIVAPGVTEAEAVAFVGLVNSDTRALREGGGLRRGLGAAGVERIAVIEVTLRASEEEGIAGLDLTAAPLEEIGRATAVAAEEWARSASQGDGADRLSEALDGLEEAACELAEQRVAEAMMILDEPTRVKLLGQALAPDLCGQRMGGMMRVISRMQPAALARLLRLVAERAGTRPDKLLASLELPEELMRELGVLLSPPPEAGPERGVPAEADATAMAADVAEEDESCEIERQIALSAPQLAAGKALLTTVAVASEHPSLEAIEAIRAALAPAARDGALREVREALAQLSEMESDPALALAAEDALTSLADIDVLTAVCRAPMSHADAVVAGEILRAAGPLGAEALLSCYVEANGSARSLLRPVLRSMAEGALAAASRHMRTADSAVAEAVVRILPDFGDRRAVSGANHALEHLDARVRKAAVTALGEMRSEEATAGLAKALAHWDPETRRFAAREIGRAGAAGALPALLRILEEITMFERNYELKKEVIKSLEILGSRDAIPMLRRIAQRPFVLGRKNKELRFLARNALASLERIRDEKEVAT; this is encoded by the coding sequence CAGGCCGTCACCCGCTTCCTCGCGGCCTGCCCGGACGCCGCCGACGGGCCGGTGCGGTTCGCCGTGGACCGCAAGGGGTTCCGCAGCGGCGAGGGGGACGCCTGCGCGAGCATCCCCCAGGTGCTCAGCCTGGCCGAGACCCTGCACGCACTGCAGATCGCGCAGCTCATCGTGGCCCCCGGCGTCACCGAGGCCGAGGCGGTCGCCTTCGTCGGCCTCGTGAACTCGGACACCCGGGCTCTCCGCGAGGGCGGCGGGCTGCGTCGAGGGCTGGGCGCGGCCGGCGTGGAGCGCATAGCGGTGATCGAGGTGACGCTGCGCGCCTCGGAGGAGGAGGGTATCGCCGGGCTGGACCTCACCGCCGCGCCGCTCGAGGAGATCGGACGCGCGACCGCGGTGGCGGCCGAGGAGTGGGCCCGCAGCGCATCGCAGGGCGACGGCGCGGACAGGCTCTCCGAAGCGCTCGACGGGCTCGAGGAGGCCGCCTGCGAGCTCGCCGAGCAGCGGGTGGCCGAGGCCATGATGATCCTGGACGAGCCGACCCGCGTGAAGCTGCTGGGGCAGGCCCTCGCGCCGGACCTCTGCGGGCAGCGCATGGGGGGCATGATGCGCGTGATATCGCGGATGCAGCCGGCCGCGCTCGCGCGGCTGCTGCGGCTCGTGGCGGAGCGCGCCGGGACTCGGCCCGACAAGCTGCTCGCCTCGCTGGAGCTGCCCGAGGAGCTCATGCGCGAGCTCGGCGTCCTGCTCTCCCCGCCGCCCGAGGCCGGGCCGGAGCGCGGCGTGCCCGCCGAGGCCGACGCCACCGCCATGGCGGCCGACGTCGCGGAGGAGGACGAGAGCTGCGAGATCGAGCGCCAGATCGCGCTCTCCGCGCCGCAGCTCGCGGCCGGCAAGGCGTTGCTGACGACGGTGGCGGTGGCGAGCGAGCATCCCTCGCTCGAGGCGATCGAGGCTATCCGCGCAGCGCTGGCGCCTGCCGCCCGCGACGGAGCGCTGCGCGAGGTGCGCGAGGCCCTGGCGCAGCTGAGCGAGATGGAGTCAGACCCGGCGCTGGCGCTCGCCGCGGAGGACGCGCTCACCTCGCTGGCCGACATCGACGTGCTGACGGCCGTGTGCCGGGCGCCGATGTCGCACGCCGACGCCGTGGTCGCGGGCGAGATACTGAGGGCCGCCGGACCGCTGGGCGCCGAAGCCCTGCTCTCCTGCTACGTGGAGGCCAACGGCTCGGCGCGGTCGCTGCTGCGGCCGGTACTGCGCAGCATGGCCGAGGGGGCGCTGGCCGCCGCGAGCCGCCACATGCGCACGGCGGACAGCGCGGTGGCCGAGGCGGTCGTGCGGATACTCCCCGACTTCGGCGACCGGCGGGCCGTGTCCGGCGCCAACCACGCCCTCGAGCACCTGGACGCGCGGGTGCGCAAAGCCGCGGTGACCGCCTTGGGCGAGATGCGCTCCGAGGAGGCCACCGCCGGCCTCGCCAAGGCGCTGGCGCATTGGGACCCCGAGACCCGACGGTTCGCGGCCCGCGAGATCGGGCGGGCCGGCGCGGCCGGGGCGCTGCCGGCGCTGCTGCGCATCCTCGAGGAGATCACGATGTTCGAGCGCAACTACGAGCTCAAGAAGGAAGTGATAAAGAGCCTGGAGATCCTCGGGAGCCGCGACGCGATCCCGATGCTGCGCCGCATCGCTCAACGTCCGTTCGTCTTAGGCCGAAAGAACAAGGAGCTACGGTTCCTCGCCCGAAACGCCCTTGCGAGCCTCGAGAGGATCCGGGACGAGAAGGAGGTTGCGACGTGA
- a CDS encoding HD-GYP domain-containing protein: MIDPKRDEDERLESPEELAAETRAASGAPFAKAQQLQCAKELLRSLAVMQNNASLYPKSHPLVKQSVGELIAAVAGLGEMDFDEVSVNVYKGTLFVENQVFPEESVTYRKLVEELLRRGVSAVTASTAFSEADATALAELLVDDGVHDIDAARAFLAARGATGVTVAETTVLDEQAAEGEGRENKLRARETYDSGVAAMRDVETQVKLGKVFEVEPLQRVVNTMLDNLFRDPAAVLGLTAIKSHDDYTLNHAINVCILSLALGSSLGLDADSLRSLGLSALLYDLGKVRIPEDILNKEGPLTADEWAIVKSHATEGADLLKRIQLTDQMPMIVAYEHHLRHDMQGYPEPKTGQEQHLYSKVVALCDAYDAMTTRRPFRREIRPDKALAVLMQGRGKAYDPSLTKALVAMLGIYPMGAVVRLDDGSTAVVFRVNRDDLLHPRVKVLIDPAGRWLEAPEIVDLRVVDADSGSFAHSIEECVPASDAGIDDVWQYL, from the coding sequence GTGATCGACCCGAAACGCGACGAGGACGAGCGGCTCGAGAGCCCCGAGGAGCTTGCCGCGGAGACGCGCGCCGCCTCCGGGGCCCCGTTCGCCAAGGCGCAACAGCTCCAGTGCGCCAAGGAGCTGCTCCGCTCCCTCGCCGTCATGCAGAACAACGCCTCCCTCTACCCGAAGAGCCACCCGCTGGTCAAGCAGTCGGTCGGAGAGCTGATCGCCGCCGTCGCCGGCCTGGGCGAGATGGACTTCGACGAGGTGTCGGTCAACGTCTACAAGGGCACTCTGTTCGTGGAGAACCAGGTGTTCCCCGAGGAGAGCGTGACCTACCGGAAGCTCGTCGAGGAGCTGCTCCGCCGAGGCGTCTCCGCCGTCACTGCCTCCACGGCCTTCTCCGAGGCCGATGCCACCGCGCTCGCCGAGCTGCTGGTCGACGACGGCGTGCACGACATCGACGCGGCGCGGGCGTTCCTGGCCGCGCGCGGGGCGACCGGCGTGACCGTCGCCGAGACGACGGTCCTCGACGAGCAGGCGGCCGAGGGCGAGGGCCGCGAGAACAAGCTGCGCGCCCGCGAGACCTACGACAGCGGCGTGGCGGCGATGCGCGACGTCGAGACCCAGGTCAAGCTGGGGAAGGTCTTCGAGGTCGAGCCACTGCAGCGGGTAGTCAACACGATGCTGGACAACCTCTTCCGCGACCCCGCGGCGGTCCTCGGCCTGACCGCTATCAAGAGCCACGACGACTACACGCTCAACCACGCGATCAACGTCTGCATCCTCTCGCTGGCGCTGGGCAGCTCGCTCGGGCTGGACGCCGACTCGCTCCGCAGCCTGGGCCTGTCCGCGCTCCTGTACGACCTCGGCAAGGTCCGCATCCCCGAGGACATCCTCAACAAGGAGGGCCCGCTGACGGCCGACGAGTGGGCGATCGTCAAGTCGCACGCCACCGAAGGGGCCGATCTGCTGAAGCGCATACAGCTGACCGACCAGATGCCCATGATCGTGGCCTACGAGCACCACCTGCGCCACGACATGCAGGGCTACCCCGAGCCCAAGACCGGCCAGGAGCAGCACCTGTACAGCAAGGTCGTGGCGCTGTGCGACGCCTACGACGCGATGACGACCCGGCGCCCGTTCCGCCGCGAGATCCGCCCCGACAAGGCGCTGGCGGTGCTGATGCAGGGCCGCGGCAAGGCGTACGACCCCTCGCTCACCAAGGCACTGGTGGCGATGCTGGGCATCTACCCGATGGGCGCCGTCGTCCGCCTCGACGACGGAAGCACCGCCGTCGTCTTCCGCGTGAACCGCGACGACCTGCTCCACCCGCGCGTGAAGGTGCTCATAGACCCGGCGGGCCGGTGGCTGGAGGCGCCTGAGATCGTCGACCTGCGCGTGGTGGACGCGGACAGCGGCAGCTTCGCGCACTCCATCGAGGAGTGCGTCCCGGCTTCCGACGCCGGCATCGACGACGTGTGGCAGTACCTCTGA
- a CDS encoding TMEM165/GDT1 family protein translates to MFHAFAVAAILVALAELGDKTQLLTLALAARYRTWQVVTGVLSAILALQLIATAAGSLVGELLPGSWLAVLTGALFIGFGIWTIRGDGGAEEMAAARGRYGVVLTVTAAFFIAELGDKTQVLTMAIAADPGAVLRAFGTLGPALEGALGGPGAIGGAGRTGMFVGV, encoded by the coding sequence GTGTTCCATGCGTTCGCCGTCGCGGCGATCCTCGTCGCGCTGGCCGAGCTCGGCGACAAGACGCAGCTGCTCACCCTCGCACTGGCCGCGCGATACAGGACGTGGCAGGTCGTGACCGGCGTCCTGTCGGCGATACTGGCGCTGCAGCTGATCGCCACGGCCGCCGGATCGCTCGTCGGCGAGCTGCTTCCCGGGTCGTGGCTCGCGGTGCTGACCGGCGCGCTGTTCATCGGGTTCGGTATCTGGACGATCAGGGGCGACGGCGGCGCCGAGGAGATGGCCGCGGCGCGGGGGAGGTACGGCGTCGTCCTCACCGTCACCGCGGCGTTCTTCATCGCCGAGCTCGGCGACAAGACGCAGGTCCTCACGATGGCGATAGCCGCCGACCCGGGCGCCGTCCTGCGCGCCTTCGGCACCCTGGGGCCGGCGCTGGAGGGAGCGCTCGGGGGCCCGGGGGCGATCGGTGGGGCCGGTCGAACGGGGATGTTCGTCGGCGTGTAG
- a CDS encoding TMEM165/GDT1 family protein — MALANGIALLAGALLGRRLPRRLIARVSGAVFIVFGLLALASAPFR, encoded by the coding sequence ATGGCGCTCGCGAACGGGATCGCGCTGCTGGCCGGCGCGCTGCTGGGCCGGCGCCTCCCCCGCCGGCTCATCGCGCGGGTCTCCGGCGCGGTCTTCATCGTGTTCGGGCTGCTCGCGCTGGCCTCCGCGCCGTTCCGGTAG
- a CDS encoding SpoIIE family protein phosphatase translates to MMENMPEAGLVYLDPDFNFVLVNSTYARGARMSKEELIGRNHFELFPNEENEAIFRKARDTGEPVAFKAKPFVYEHQPWRGVTYWDWTLTPLKAEDGTVRGLVFSLVEVTERVRRQQLAEALEALDGVIHSTLHAEEIMQRLVDAAADAAGCESSAVALRTPQGWSSPYVSEKLLAVAKDRRFSPEETPVAEMAVETRSAVVFHDVSADERVAAALETFGIKSILGVPLFVREEVVGVLGLHYHSEPVGFTEPVVEFAERLAASASLALTNARLYEEEHHAAEVLRGALQRPVPEVPGVDLGVVYRPAHEADRVGGDFYDVFELDGGLVAALVADVSGKGLRAAGMTETARSAARALAYLDPSPAEVLSRLNRALVRQFEPGTFVTALFAVVDPSSGEVRLSSAGHPEPVVCGERARFVDMPPGTVLGAFEGRYAEVTLRLEHETLLMYTDGVTEVRREGRFFGQGRLRRVLGGCYGGGPQALVDGVLGAILDFAGGRLHDDVAMVALRRRP, encoded by the coding sequence ATGATGGAGAACATGCCCGAGGCCGGTCTCGTCTACCTGGACCCCGACTTCAACTTCGTGCTGGTCAACTCCACGTACGCCCGCGGCGCCCGGATGAGCAAGGAGGAGCTCATCGGAAGGAACCACTTCGAGCTGTTCCCGAACGAGGAGAACGAGGCGATCTTCCGGAAGGCGCGCGACACCGGCGAGCCGGTCGCGTTCAAGGCCAAGCCGTTCGTCTACGAACACCAGCCGTGGCGGGGCGTGACCTACTGGGACTGGACGCTGACGCCGCTGAAGGCCGAGGACGGTACCGTGCGCGGGCTCGTGTTCTCTCTGGTGGAGGTGACCGAGCGCGTCAGGCGCCAGCAGCTCGCCGAGGCCCTGGAGGCTCTGGACGGCGTCATCCACTCGACACTGCACGCCGAGGAGATCATGCAGCGCCTCGTCGACGCCGCGGCCGACGCCGCCGGGTGCGAGTCGTCCGCGGTCGCGCTGCGGACGCCGCAGGGGTGGAGCAGCCCGTACGTGAGCGAGAAGCTGCTCGCCGTGGCCAAGGACCGCCGCTTCAGCCCCGAGGAGACCCCCGTGGCGGAGATGGCCGTCGAAACGCGCAGCGCCGTCGTCTTCCACGACGTCTCCGCCGACGAGCGCGTCGCGGCCGCGCTGGAGACCTTCGGCATCAAGAGCATCCTCGGCGTGCCGCTCTTCGTGCGCGAGGAGGTCGTGGGGGTGCTCGGGCTGCACTACCACAGCGAGCCCGTCGGGTTCACCGAGCCGGTGGTCGAGTTCGCCGAGAGGCTGGCCGCTTCCGCCTCGCTCGCCCTGACGAATGCGCGCCTGTACGAGGAGGAGCATCATGCCGCCGAGGTGCTCCGCGGAGCGCTTCAGAGGCCGGTGCCGGAGGTGCCCGGCGTCGACCTCGGCGTCGTGTACCGCCCGGCGCACGAGGCCGACCGCGTCGGCGGGGACTTCTACGACGTCTTCGAGCTCGACGGCGGTCTCGTCGCGGCGCTCGTGGCCGACGTGTCCGGCAAGGGGCTGAGGGCAGCCGGCATGACCGAGACCGCCCGCAGCGCCGCGCGCGCGCTCGCCTATCTCGATCCCTCGCCGGCGGAGGTGCTGTCGCGGCTGAACCGCGCTCTGGTCCGGCAGTTCGAGCCGGGCACCTTCGTCACCGCCCTGTTCGCGGTCGTCGATCCCAGCTCCGGTGAGGTCCGGCTGTCCTCGGCGGGTCACCCGGAGCCGGTCGTGTGCGGCGAGCGCGCGCGCTTCGTCGACATGCCGCCCGGGACCGTGCTCGGCGCGTTCGAGGGACGCTACGCCGAGGTGACGCTGCGGCTCGAGCACGAGACGCTGCTGATGTACACCGACGGCGTGACCGAGGTCAGGCGCGAAGGGCGCTTCTTCGGCCAGGGGCGGCTCCGGCGAGTGCTGGGCGGATGCTACGGCGGCGGGCCCCAGGCGCTCGTGGACGGCGTGCTGGGCGCGATCCTGGACTTCGCCGGCGGCAGGCTGCACGACGACGTGGCGATGGTGGCGCTGCGGCGCCGCCCGTGA
- a CDS encoding cell wall-binding repeat-containing protein translates to MARAGFDDEPWFASRGASGAIVLDPSGRGAGTYFVRIRPYRGGPSGGFGGGAGGYTLRVKSGLAQRLEGADRYATAVRVSRERFADGELAGGACVIASGTGFADALAGSTLAGAVRGPLLLTAPRSLPSAVSAEVRRLGASTVYVLGGTSAVGAGVAQALGRLRGVRVVRVAGRDRYETAARVAEQARVVLRARGEEMPRCAFVASGEGFPDALSAAPMAAYNAAPVLLTPNRKTHPAMLGALARLGITDAVIVGGTPAVSESVQRDVERKLGGSRRVRRVSGRDRYQTSRAFARWAVAGGSDMRVGTSASPAALAALQPASVGLASGVVFPDALTGGVFCGLRGAPVLLTGPDRLSGGVLGYVDSIGQPTFLKSYAFGSRKAIAQRAMDHFDLLTTAWWGSQ, encoded by the coding sequence GTGGCCCGCGCGGGCTTCGATGACGAGCCCTGGTTCGCTTCCCGAGGAGCCTCGGGCGCCATCGTGCTCGACCCGTCGGGCAGGGGCGCGGGCACGTACTTCGTGCGCATCCGGCCGTACCGGGGCGGCCCTTCGGGCGGTTTCGGCGGAGGGGCGGGAGGCTACACGCTGCGCGTGAAGTCCGGGCTGGCGCAGCGGCTCGAGGGTGCGGACCGGTACGCCACCGCGGTGCGCGTCAGCCGCGAACGCTTCGCCGACGGCGAGCTGGCGGGCGGTGCGTGCGTGATCGCCAGCGGGACGGGCTTCGCCGACGCTCTGGCCGGCAGCACGCTCGCAGGCGCCGTCCGGGGACCGCTGCTGCTCACCGCCCCGCGCTCGCTGCCCTCGGCGGTCTCCGCCGAGGTCCGCCGGCTCGGCGCGTCCACCGTCTACGTGCTCGGCGGCACGAGCGCCGTTGGGGCGGGGGTCGCGCAGGCGCTGGGCAGGCTGCGGGGCGTGAGGGTGGTCAGGGTCGCCGGGCGCGACCGCTACGAGACCGCCGCGCGCGTGGCCGAGCAGGCGCGTGTCGTGCTGCGCGCGCGGGGCGAGGAGATGCCGAGGTGCGCCTTCGTCGCCAGCGGGGAGGGCTTCCCCGACGCGCTGTCCGCCGCGCCGATGGCCGCGTACAACGCCGCCCCGGTGCTCCTGACCCCGAACCGTAAGACCCACCCGGCTATGCTCGGCGCGCTCGCCAGGCTCGGGATCACCGACGCGGTGATCGTCGGGGGCACGCCGGCGGTCTCCGAGAGCGTGCAGCGCGACGTCGAGCGCAAGCTCGGAGGTTCGCGCCGCGTGAGGCGGGTCTCCGGCAGGGACCGGTACCAGACCTCGCGCGCGTTCGCCCGGTGGGCGGTCGCCGGCGGGTCCGACATGCGCGTGGGCACCTCCGCCTCGCCCGCGGCGCTAGCCGCGCTGCAGCCGGCTTCGGTCGGGCTCGCCTCGGGCGTGGTCTTCCCCGACGCGCTGACGGGTGGGGTGTTCTGCGGGCTCCGCGGCGCCCCGGTGTTGCTCACCGGCCCCGACAGGCTCTCGGGCGGCGTCCTCGGCTACGTCGACTCGATCGGTCAGCCCACGTTCCTGAAGTCCTACGCCTTCGGAAGCAGGAAGGCGATCGCGCAACGCGCGATGGACCACTTCGACCTGCTGACCACCGCCTGGTGGGGCTCGCAGTAA
- a CDS encoding UdgX family uracil-DNA binding protein (This protein belongs to the uracil DNA glycosylase superfamily, members of which act in excision repair of DNA. However, it belongs more specifically to UdgX branch, whose founding member was found to bind uracil in DNA (where it does not belong), without cleaving it, appears to promote DNA repair by a pathway involving RecA, rather than base excision.), whose protein sequence is MGPAPSRSALDFFPASRDLVSLRSAAAGCEGCDLYLAATRTVFGEGDPGAAVMLVGEQPGDEEDVEGRPFVGPASRELDEALQRAGLDRSSVWVTNVVKHFKNVPRGARRMHVKPSMLEVRACRPWLDAEIELVEPDVVVLLGATAAQAVLGRSFRMTRSRGEWAAFDGRRALATWHPSAILRAPEREDRHRMRAELAEDLSKVAAALAGGTRGP, encoded by the coding sequence ATGGGCCCGGCGCCCTCGCGCAGCGCTCTGGACTTCTTTCCGGCGTCCCGGGACCTGGTCTCGCTTCGCTCCGCCGCGGCGGGCTGCGAGGGTTGCGACCTGTACCTCGCCGCGACGCGGACGGTCTTCGGCGAGGGCGACCCCGGAGCAGCGGTGATGCTCGTCGGCGAGCAGCCCGGGGACGAGGAGGACGTCGAGGGCCGGCCGTTCGTGGGACCGGCGAGCCGGGAGCTCGACGAGGCGCTGCAGCGGGCCGGCCTGGATCGCTCCTCCGTGTGGGTCACGAACGTGGTGAAGCACTTCAAGAACGTGCCGCGCGGCGCGAGACGCATGCACGTCAAGCCCTCCATGCTCGAGGTCCGCGCGTGCCGGCCGTGGCTGGACGCCGAGATCGAGCTGGTGGAACCCGACGTCGTCGTGCTGCTCGGCGCGACGGCGGCGCAGGCGGTCCTCGGCCGCTCGTTCAGGATGACGCGGAGCCGGGGTGAGTGGGCGGCCTTCGACGGCCGGCGGGCGCTCGCCACGTGGCACCCTTCGGCGATCCTGCGCGCACCCGAGCGCGAGGACCGTCACCGGATGCGCGCCGAACTCGCCGAGGACCTCTCCAAGGTCGCCGCCGCCCTCGCGGGCGGCACGCGGGGTCCGTGA
- a CDS encoding YaiI/YqxD family protein: protein MTTLFVDADACPVTREAIAVARARHVPVVLVGNATQCFDRYTVRSGVEAVEVPSGRDAADFAIIERLAPGDVVVTQDIGVAAMVLGRGARAISVRGRVFSAATIDAEMAVRHAEQRHRRAGGRTRGPAAFEDEDRERFRGALERVLREALGE from the coding sequence ATGACCACGCTGTTCGTCGATGCCGACGCCTGTCCCGTCACGCGCGAGGCGATCGCGGTGGCCCGCGCGCGCCACGTGCCGGTGGTTCTGGTGGGCAACGCCACCCAGTGCTTCGACCGGTACACGGTCCGATCGGGCGTGGAGGCGGTCGAGGTCCCCTCGGGACGCGACGCCGCCGACTTCGCCATCATCGAGCGTCTCGCTCCCGGGGACGTGGTCGTCACGCAGGACATCGGCGTTGCCGCGATGGTGTTGGGCCGAGGAGCCCGGGCGATCAGCGTGCGCGGCCGCGTGTTCTCGGCGGCCACGATCGACGCCGAGATGGCCGTGCGTCACGCCGAGCAGAGGCACCGGCGAGCGGGGGGGCGGACCCGAGGGCCGGCCGCCTTCGAGGACGAGGACCGCGAACGCTTCCGCGGCGCGCTGGAGCGGGTGTTGCGCGAGGCGCTCGGGGAGTGA
- a CDS encoding ABC transporter ATP-binding protein — translation MDTVIKCVDVRKRYRLGKGNFVEALRGASLDVAGGEMVAIMGPSGSGKSTLMHVVGCLDESDAGEVWVNGRRVDGLRGSALTKVRRDEIGFIFQGFNLVPTLTALENVAIASEYAGMSRRAAAGRAEELLALVGLGDRMRHRPTELSGGQQQRVAIARSLANSPSIVLGDEPTGDLDTATSAEIVGMLRELNRETGTTLVLVTHNPEVAEACDRTIHVRDGVVVGAGVTAAAAGQ, via the coding sequence ATGGACACGGTCATCAAGTGCGTGGACGTGAGGAAGCGCTACAGGCTCGGCAAGGGCAACTTCGTTGAGGCGCTGCGCGGCGCGAGCCTGGATGTCGCCGGCGGCGAGATGGTCGCGATCATGGGACCGTCGGGGTCGGGCAAGTCCACGTTGATGCACGTCGTCGGCTGCCTCGACGAGAGCGACGCCGGCGAGGTGTGGGTCAACGGGAGGCGGGTGGACGGCCTGCGCGGTTCCGCGCTGACCAAGGTGCGCCGGGACGAGATCGGCTTCATCTTCCAGGGCTTCAACCTGGTACCGACCCTGACCGCGCTCGAGAACGTGGCCATCGCGAGCGAGTACGCGGGGATGTCGCGCCGGGCAGCTGCCGGGCGCGCCGAGGAGCTGCTCGCGCTCGTGGGCCTCGGCGACCGGATGCGCCACCGGCCCACCGAGCTCTCCGGCGGCCAGCAGCAGCGCGTGGCGATCGCGCGCTCGCTGGCCAACTCGCCCTCGATCGTGCTGGGGGACGAGCCCACCGGCGACCTGGACACGGCCACCTCGGCGGAGATCGTCGGGATGCTGCGCGAGCTGAATCGCGAGACGGGTACGACACTGGTGCTGGTGACGCACAACCCGGAGGTCGCCGAGGCCTGCGACCGCACGATCCACGTGCGCGACGGGGTGGTCGTCGGCGCAGGCGTCACCGCGGCCGCGGCAGGGCAGTAG
- a CDS encoding ABC transporter permease — protein sequence MRTLRNVFRRKTRAFLTIFGITIGVLALVVMGAMAEKLNLLVDGGVKYYADKVIVTDESAGSAFMSAPMSTSKVDEIERVEGVTRASAGVAMLLDEEMGAVNMGTPPMVVAEDGRAQGYETFEIRFAQGRDIRPGERGVAVVGSDLVGKLDAEVGATVKVRGESFEVIGILEKTLTGPDSSVVVPMRDAQRLFVRTLPDAVRGVIDEKTVCTSISAYAAEGVDPDELAEAIERGVAGVSTMGPAGFEEQIVQAMSLLNSIIFGIALISLLVGGLSVINTMTMAVAERTREIGIRKAIGASNGAIMRQFIAESGLIGMVGGAVGVGLGWSVARALNAAGEASATTLFLVTGRLAGGSLAFAIVLGVLAGLWPAWHASRLNPVQALRYE from the coding sequence ATGCGGACGCTCAGGAACGTGTTCCGCCGGAAGACCAGGGCATTCCTGACGATCTTCGGCATCACGATCGGCGTGCTCGCGCTCGTGGTGATGGGCGCGATGGCCGAGAAGCTGAACCTGCTCGTCGACGGCGGGGTCAAGTACTACGCCGACAAGGTCATCGTGACGGACGAGTCGGCCGGCAGCGCCTTCATGTCGGCGCCGATGTCCACGTCGAAGGTCGACGAGATCGAGCGCGTCGAGGGCGTCACGCGGGCGAGCGCCGGCGTGGCGATGCTGCTCGACGAGGAGATGGGCGCGGTGAACATGGGCACCCCGCCCATGGTCGTCGCCGAGGACGGGCGCGCGCAGGGCTACGAGACCTTCGAGATCCGCTTCGCGCAGGGCCGCGACATCAGGCCCGGGGAGCGCGGGGTGGCGGTGGTGGGGTCGGACCTCGTCGGCAAGCTCGACGCCGAGGTCGGGGCGACCGTGAAGGTGCGCGGCGAGTCCTTCGAGGTCATCGGCATCCTCGAGAAGACGCTCACCGGGCCGGACAGCTCGGTCGTCGTGCCGATGCGCGACGCTCAGCGCCTGTTCGTGCGCACCCTGCCCGACGCGGTCCGCGGGGTGATCGACGAGAAGACCGTGTGCACGTCCATCTCCGCCTACGCGGCCGAGGGCGTCGACCCCGACGAGCTCGCGGAGGCGATCGAGCGCGGCGTGGCCGGTGTCTCCACGATGGGCCCGGCGGGCTTCGAGGAGCAGATCGTCCAGGCGATGTCGCTGCTGAACTCGATCATCTTCGGCATCGCGCTCATCTCGCTGCTGGTCGGAGGCCTGTCGGTGATCAACACCATGACCATGGCGGTGGCCGAGCGCACCCGGGAGATCGGCATCCGCAAGGCCATCGGCGCCTCCAACGGCGCGATCATGCGGCAGTTCATCGCGGAGTCCGGTCTCATCGGCATGGTCGGCGGCGCTGTCGGCGTGGGGCTGGGCTGGTCGGTCGCGCGCGCGCTGAACGCCGCGGGCGAGGCGAGCGCCACGACGCTGTTCCTGGTGACCGGCCGGCTGGCCGGCGGCTCACTCGCGTTCGCGATCGTCCTGGGCGTGCTGGCCGGCCTCTGGCCCGCATGGCACGCCAGCAGGCTCAACCCCGTACAAGCGCTGCGCTACGAGTAG
- a CDS encoding TetR/AcrR family transcriptional regulator — protein MTARPANPRLALDILQATAELVEDKGPHGVTMRAVAERVGYSPTTIYLYFSNKDQLLNETEERAFEWLAEDLARAASSPSPLERIRQSARAYVEWALAHPEMYKLMFEHAYSAEPLDADTWSEGIQRRRRALLDARERFEAAVAAGELDASTDVDAAVLVSWAALHGLVSLALSGRLMGPSRVLPPGLLEKRVAELADVALDAWVTLWAPPGAAAEAAG, from the coding sequence ATGACCGCACGCCCGGCCAACCCCAGACTCGCCCTGGACATCCTGCAGGCGACCGCGGAGCTCGTGGAGGACAAGGGTCCCCACGGGGTGACGATGCGCGCCGTCGCGGAACGGGTGGGGTACAGCCCGACGACGATCTACCTCTACTTCTCGAACAAGGACCAGCTCCTGAACGAGACGGAGGAGCGCGCGTTCGAGTGGCTCGCCGAGGACCTGGCCCGAGCCGCGTCTTCCCCCTCGCCGCTTGAGCGGATACGCCAGAGCGCGCGGGCGTACGTCGAGTGGGCGCTGGCCCACCCCGAGATGTACAAGCTGATGTTCGAGCACGCCTACTCGGCCGAGCCTCTCGACGCGGACACATGGAGTGAGGGCATCCAGCGCCGCCGGAGAGCGCTGCTCGACGCTCGCGAGCGCTTCGAGGCCGCCGTCGCGGCCGGGGAGCTCGACGCGTCCACGGATGTCGACGCCGCCGTGCTCGTCTCCTGGGCGGCGCTGCACGGGTTGGTCTCGCTGGCGCTGTCGGGCCGCCTCATGGGACCTTCCCGCGTCCTGCCCCCCGGCTTGCTCGAGAAGCGCGTGGCCGAGCTCGCCGACGTAGCCTTGGACGCCTGGGTCACGCTGTGGGCGCCCCCGGGCGCGGCCGCCGAGGCCGCCGGCTAG